The following DNA comes from Candidatus Peregrinibacteria bacterium.
CTCATTTTTCGAGAAATTGATAAGAAAACTATTTTTATCATTCTTAGTAAGCCTGTTCCTCGTTGGACATTTCTTCTTTCGAAATTTTTTGGGCTTGGAGCAATTCTTTTTTTGGTTACTGTTATTATGCTCGTGGTATTTATTGGGGTTATTGCTTTTTCTACAGACCTTATTATTGCGAATAATCACTTCATTCAGCTTGATTTCGTTGGACAACTCGTTCTTATTTCCTCTTTTTCCCTCCTTTCATTTTTACTTCTTCTTGGTGTTGTTATCTTCTTCAGTAGCTTTATGTCACCTATTCTTGCGGCATTTTCTTCACTTACCATTTTTGTTATTGGACATATTACGGACGATATTCGAATGTTCGCGAAATTCAGTCCGTACGAAGATATTTCGCGAGGGTATCAAATATTTTCTGATGTAGTCTACTACGGATTTCCCAATTTCTCAATACTGAATCTGAAAAATTTTATTCTGAATGATATTTTTCCGACCTCAGGTGAGCTCTTTGCCGCCGCCACTGGAGCTGTTTTGTGGATTACCCTTTTTGTTACTGTAGGAACACTCCTTTTTTCCCGAAGAGAATTTTGAGAAGAGGATTTCTTGCCATCGGCACTCTTCTTTTTTGCGTTCTTTGCG
Coding sequences within:
- a CDS encoding ABC transporter permease subunit, translating into MRTLLALTKNTFRETIRDRILLVIAFFGVILIFASQLLSTISVRQDEKMIVDLGLGMIDVFGMIITIFVGTQLIFREIDKKTIFIILSKPVPRWTFLLSKFFGLGAILFLVTVIMLVVFIGVIAFSTDLIIANNHFIQLDFVGQLVLISSFSLLSFLLLLGVVIFFSSFMSPILAAFSSLTIFVIGHITDDIRMFAKFSPYEDISRGYQIFSDVVYYGFPNFSILNLKNFILNDIFPTSGELFAAATGAVLWITLFVTVGTLLFSRREF